The Chryseobacterium suipulveris genome window below encodes:
- the fusA gene encoding elongation factor G produces MARDLKYTRNIGIAAHIDAGKTTTTERILFYTGKTHKLGETHEGASQMDWMEQEAERGITITSAATTCSWNFPTSQGQLLPESKPYHFNIIDTPGHVDFTVEVNRSLRVLDGLVFLFSAVDGVEPQSETNWRLADNYKVARMGFVNKMDRQGADFLMVVNQVKEMLGSNAVPIVLPIGSEEDFKGVVDLIKNRAIIWDDAGQGATYQVVPIPEDMKDDVMTYREKLVEAVADYDETLMEKFFEDPDSITEEEINEALRKATIDMSIIPMTCGSSFKNKGVQFMLDAVCKYLPSPLDKEAIDGTDPKTDEPVTRKPSVTEPFAALAFKIATDPFVGRLAFFRAYSGRLDAGSYVLNTRSGNKERISRIYQMHANKQNPVEYIEAGDIGAAVGFKDIKTGDTLSDEKNPIVLESMIFPDPVIGIAVEPKTKADQDKMGNALAKLAEEDPTFQVKTDEASGQTIISGMGELHLDIIVDRMRREFKVEVNQGQPQVEYKENLTATTNHREVYKKQSGGRGKFADIVFELGPTDDGKPGLVFVNEIKGGNIPKEFIPSVEKGFKEAMKNGPLAGFEIEGIKVTLKDGSFHAVDSDQLSFELAAKLGFKEAGKKAKPVIMEPIMKLEVVTPEEYMGDIVGDLNRRRGTVNGMDDRNNAKVIKAFVPLSEMFGYVTSLRTLSSGRATSSMEFEKYEAAPTNVAEEVVAKAKG; encoded by the coding sequence ATGGCAAGAGATCTTAAATACACAAGAAACATCGGTATCGCCGCTCACATCGACGCAGGTAAAACCACCACTACAGAAAGAATTTTATTTTACACCGGTAAAACCCACAAATTGGGAGAAACCCACGAAGGTGCATCACAGATGGACTGGATGGAGCAGGAAGCAGAAAGAGGTATCACCATTACTTCGGCTGCAACTACTTGTTCTTGGAATTTCCCAACTTCTCAGGGACAACTTTTGCCTGAATCTAAACCTTACCACTTCAACATCATCGATACACCGGGACACGTGGACTTCACTGTAGAAGTAAACCGTTCCCTAAGAGTATTGGATGGATTGGTATTCCTTTTCTCTGCTGTTGACGGAGTAGAGCCACAATCCGAAACCAACTGGAGATTGGCAGACAACTACAAAGTGGCGAGAATGGGATTCGTAAACAAAATGGACAGACAAGGAGCCGACTTCTTAATGGTAGTAAACCAAGTGAAAGAAATGTTGGGTTCAAACGCTGTTCCAATCGTTTTGCCAATCGGTTCAGAAGAAGATTTCAAAGGAGTAGTTGATCTCATCAAGAACAGAGCGATCATTTGGGACGACGCAGGACAGGGAGCAACTTATCAGGTAGTTCCGATTCCTGAGGATATGAAGGATGACGTAATGACCTACAGAGAAAAATTGGTTGAAGCTGTTGCTGACTACGATGAAACTCTGATGGAGAAATTCTTCGAAGATCCAGATTCAATCACTGAAGAAGAAATCAACGAAGCGTTGAGAAAAGCAACCATCGATATGTCGATCATCCCGATGACTTGCGGATCTTCATTCAAAAATAAAGGAGTTCAGTTCATGCTGGATGCAGTTTGTAAATATCTTCCTTCACCGCTTGACAAAGAAGCGATCGACGGAACAGATCCAAAAACTGACGAGCCGGTTACAAGAAAACCTTCTGTTACTGAGCCATTCGCAGCATTAGCTTTCAAAATTGCAACTGACCCATTCGTAGGACGTCTTGCATTCTTTAGAGCTTATTCAGGAAGACTTGATGCAGGTTCTTACGTTCTTAACACAAGATCAGGCAACAAGGAAAGAATCTCAAGAATCTACCAGATGCACGCAAATAAGCAAAATCCTGTGGAGTATATCGAGGCAGGAGATATCGGTGCAGCTGTAGGATTTAAAGATATTAAAACAGGTGATACCTTGTCTGACGAGAAAAACCCAATCGTTTTGGAATCGATGATCTTCCCGGATCCGGTAATCGGTATCGCGGTGGAGCCAAAAACGAAAGCAGACCAAGATAAAATGGGTAACGCTCTTGCTAAGCTTGCTGAAGAAGATCCGACCTTCCAGGTGAAGACCGACGAAGCTTCAGGACAAACGATTATCTCCGGTATGGGTGAGCTTCACCTCGACATTATTGTTGACCGTATGAGAAGAGAGTTCAAAGTTGAGGTAAACCAAGGTCAACCGCAGGTAGAGTACAAAGAAAACCTTACTGCTACAACCAATCACAGAGAAGTTTACAAGAAACAATCCGGTGGACGTGGTAAATTTGCGGATATCGTTTTCGAATTGGGTCCAACTGATGACGGAAAACCTGGTTTGGTATTCGTGAATGAAATCAAGGGTGGTAACATTCCAAAAGAATTTATCCCTTCTGTTGAAAAAGGATTCAAGGAGGCAATGAAGAATGGTCCATTGGCAGGATTCGAAATTGAAGGAATTAAAGTAACCCTTAAAGACGGATCTTTCCACGCGGTAGACTCTGACCAACTTTCTTTCGAACTTGCAGCGAAACTTGGTTTCAAAGAAGCAGGTAAAAAAGCGAAGCCGGTAATCATGGAGCCGATCATGAAGCTGGAAGTAGTAACTCCGGAAGAATACATGGGAGATATCGTGGGCGACCTTAACAGAAGAAGAGGAACCGTAAACGGTATGGACGACAGAAATAACGCTAAAGTAATCAAAGCTTTCGTACCACTTTCTGAAATGTTCGGATACGTAACTTCATTGAGAACGCTTTCCTCAGGTAGAGCAACATCTTCAATGGAATTCGAAAAATACGAAGCAGCTCCAACCAATGTAGCTGAAGAAGTAGTCGCTAAAGCTAAAGGATAA
- the rpsJ gene encoding 30S ribosomal protein S10: MSQRIRIKLKSYDCNLVDKSAEKIVKTVKATGAVVNGPIPLPTNKRIFTVLRSPHVNKKAREQFQLSAHKRLMDIYSSSSKTVDALMKLELPSGVDVEIKV; the protein is encoded by the coding sequence ATGTCACAAAGAATCAGAATAAAATTAAAATCTTACGATTGCAATTTGGTGGACAAATCTGCTGAGAAAATCGTAAAAACGGTAAAAGCGACCGGAGCTGTGGTAAACGGACCGATTCCTTTGCCAACGAACAAGAGAATCTTCACTGTGTTGAGATCTCCGCACGTAAACAAAAAAGCAAGAGAACAGTTCCAGCTTTCTGCACACAAAAGATTGATGGACATCTATTCCTCTTCCTCTAAAACTGTTGATGCTCTTATGAAATTGGAGCTTCCTTCAGGAGTTGACGTGGAAATCAAAGTGTGA
- the rpsL gene encoding 30S ribosomal protein S12, with product MPTIQQLVRKGRATLAKKSKSAALESCPQRRGVCTRVYTTTPKKPNSALRKVARVRLSNGKEVNAYIPGEGHNLQEHSIVLVRGGRVKDLPGVRYHIVRGALDTAGVNGRTQRRSKYGAKRPKPGQAAAAPAKGKKK from the coding sequence GAAGAGCCACACTTGCCAAGAAGAGCAAATCGGCTGCCCTTGAATCATGTCCGCAAAGACGAGGTGTATGTACGAGAGTATATACTACTACGCCTAAGAAACCTAACTCTGCACTAAGAAAAGTCGCTAGGGTAAGACTTTCTAATGGTAAAGAAGTCAACGCTTATATCCCGGGCGAAGGACACAATCTTCAGGAGCACTCGATAGTATTGGTGAGAGGCGGAAGGGTGAAAGACCTACCGGGAGTACGTTATCACATTGTTCGTGGAGCTTTGGATACCGCAGGAGTTAACGGAAGAACTCAGAGAAGATCTAAGTACGGAGCAAAAAGACCAAAACCAGGTCAAGCCGCTGCAGCACCTGCAAAAGGTAAGAAAAAGTAA
- the rpsG gene encoding 30S ribosomal protein S7: MRKTKAKKRPLLPDPKFNDQLVTRFVNNLMLDGKKSIAFKIFYDALDIVEAKKGENEKSSLEIWKDALTNVMPHVEVRSRRIGGANFQIPMPIRADRKISMAMKWLIKYSKARNDKSMAQKLASEVIAAAKEEGAAYKKKTDTHRMAEANKAFSHFKF, from the coding sequence ATGAGAAAGACAAAAGCGAAAAAAAGACCGTTGTTACCGGATCCGAAATTTAATGATCAGCTGGTAACAAGATTTGTAAACAATTTGATGCTTGACGGTAAGAAGTCAATCGCATTCAAAATCTTCTATGATGCTTTAGACATCGTGGAAGCTAAAAAAGGTGAAAACGAAAAATCTTCACTTGAAATCTGGAAAGATGCTTTGACCAACGTAATGCCGCACGTGGAAGTACGTTCAAGAAGAATCGGTGGTGCAAACTTCCAGATTCCAATGCCAATCCGTGCCGACAGAAAAATTTCTATGGCAATGAAATGGCTCATCAAATATTCAAAAGCAAGAAATGACAAGTCAATGGCTCAGAAATTAGCTTCTGAAGTTATTGCAGCTGCAAAAGAAGAAGGTGCTGCGTACAAAAAGAAAACAGACACTCACAGAATGGCTGAAGCAAACAAAGCATTTTCACACTTTAAATTCTAA